GCTGAGGATCTTTTTCTGTGCAAATCTTTGGGCCGCGGATAAAATAGGTTCTGCGGCAGAAAATATGAGCGATACCTTCAAAAAAAATAGCGCGGTCTGTGCTGCCTTCGGGCTATCCCTGGCTCTGCATGTGGCCCTGTTTTTCCCGTTTACCGATTACGGCAGCTACAACTTTGCCAGGCCAGTGTCTTCGGCCGGAGCGGTCATGGTCGATCTGGCAATGGCCCAAGGTAAATCAGCGGCCAAGTCCCATGTGGCTAAAACATCATCGGCCGGTGCAAAAGCCTGGAAGCCTTCAGTGTCTCGTGCAGCACTCTTCCACGACACACATGCAGATCAAGAAGCGCTTTCCGGTGGACCTGCTGCCGAGCAAACCACTACCATCCCTGCAGACCAAGCAGCATCGAAAAAAGAAACAAGCACCGAGCACCTTTCCAAGCCCCTGCTGCAAGAATTGCCTCCTCCCCTGCGCACGGCCGGCGAGTTCACCACCACATCCCATGAACGGCTCAACTACCGCATCAGCCTTCTGGGAATGCCCATCGGCGTTGCCGAACTGGAGGCGAAAAACGACAAAGGGGAAATGAAAATTTCCCTGAAGGTAAAATCCACTCCTGCCATTTCCGCCGTTTACCCGGTCGATGACCTGATCGAGACCCGCCACATCGCCGGCAACTTCATCATTACCAAGATCAAGCAGCAGGAAGGGAACTTCAGGAGCCATCGGGGCTTCACCATCTTTCTACGTGACAAGAGTGTCTTCTGGATCGACCTTTTGCGCAATCGCAGTAGCAGGGAAACCATTCCCAATTCCCAGGTGCTCGATCTCATGTCTGCCTTTTATTACCTGAGGAACCGTCCGCTGCAGATCGGCAGCACGGAAGAGCTCCATGTTTATGACAGTGATACCTATGCTTCGGTCCCGGTGGAAATCCTCCGTCGCGAGCGGATCAGCCTGCCCGGATTCAGGCACTCGGAAACGCTGGTGGTGAAGCCCAACCTGAAGACCGACGGCATCTTCAAGAGAACCGGCGATGTGACCATCTGGCTTACTGACGACGACTACCATGTGCCAGTGCGCATGGAAACAAGCATACCCCTCGGCAAGATCACGGCAGAACTGGTTTCGTCCCAGGTGGACAAGCTGGAACCGGCTACACCCATTACTTCCGCCCCCCCGTTACCCAAAGGGGTAACGCCCTAAACAACTCAAAGCTCTCTTCTTCACCTTCAATCCCCGTTTTATTCGTGTCCATTCGTGTCATTCGTGGCTACAGCATGCCTTGAAAAGCTTTTTTTTGCCACTAATTTCACGAATCTGCACGAATGTTAACATCTAAATTAAACTGATTAACACCTACCTTCCGTAACTAGGAAAATAATTTTCCCGAGTGGTGGAATAATAGAGAAAGGATGGTAAATTAGTACAAGCAAATTAAGCGTAACTAATTAAATGAGCTGTCGTTCTACCAATAATGGAAAGGAGGGTTCACTGAATGGGCTACAAAAGGGTCTGGCATTGGTTGTTACTGGTCTTTCTGCTGAGCGGGACAAACGGCTGGGCAGCGGAAATACATGGCCGCAGTTCCACCCAGGTGCTCTGGTTCAATGACTTCTATAACGGTCGCCAGATTGAAGCAGCCGAGTATCTTCGTCTTTCTGCAACAAAGCTGACCAGTGACGGCAAGTTTTCCATTTACGGCTATGGCCGAGGAACACAGGACTTTACCAATGGCGAGGGGCTGAATGGGCGCCTATACTTTCTGTATGGCGACTATCGCGATCTGCTGAATGTACTCGATGTGAAGGTCGGCCGTCAGTTCGTCAACCTTTCAGCAGGAACCACCATTATCGATGGTGGCGAACTGATCGTGAAGAATATCGGTCCTGTTGGCCTGACGGTACTGGGAGGCCGTGATGTGGTTTTCGGGATCGACGGCGAGTTGGGGCATGCCGGAAACTATGCCTTTGGCGCTGCGGCTTACCTGAACGGCCTGAGAAAGACCGACCTTGATATAAGCTGGCTTCGCAAATGGGATTCGGGTGATGTTTCCCGTGACATCATGGGGGCGTCCTTCAAGCAGTATCTGCTGGACCGGGTGAAACTTTACGGCAATGCGCGCTATGACCTGACTGCCGAGGTATTCAACGAGGTTCTCGGGGGGGTCAAATATTTTCCCTCTGCCAATCTGGTGCTGACCGGAGAATGGTTCCAGAGCTACCCCACCTTTGATACCACCGATATCTTTTCCGTCTTTGCCGCCGACAGATACCAGGAAGGGGTTATTCGGGCAGATTACACAATCAACAAAATGCTGTCGGTCTATGGTGGCTATATCAGGGAGGAGTTCGGTGACGGTGCCAGCGCCAACGTCATCGAAGCCGGGATCAACTTGCGGCCGCTGCCCGATCTGCAGCTCACCTTCGAATACGACCGGCGTGTCGGTATCGGCAGTGATGACAGCAAGCTGGACGGCGGGCTGTTCGAGGCGGCGTGGGATATGACCAAAGCCTTTCAGCTGGCAGGCGGTTTGAGTGTCGATGCCTATGATCGTGAAATCTTCCACAGCTCGACGGGTGAGCAGATTGCGCAGAAATACTGGCTCGGCAGCAGGCTGAAGCTGGCAAACAATATGAGTGCCTCTCTGCGCATCGAAGATGACATCAATGTGACCTACAACAACAACGTTCAAGGACGTTTCATCTTTAATTACGATTTCTAGAAAGGGGGTATGGCGGTGAAAAACTGGTTTTTTGTCTTTCTGCTGATTTCCTTGCCGGCTGTCTATGTGCAGCAGGCAGTCGCCCAGAAGGAGTCCCACCGGGATTATGCTTCCATGAAAGTTGTCGAGTGCAACGACTGTCACAAGAATGAGGGGGTCGCACTCAATCACGATGCCGACTGGCTGCGGGGGCACCGGCTGCCGGCCCAGAAGGGCGCCTCCAACTGCGGGCAGTGCCATGATCAGTCCTATTGTCTTGACTGCCATACGGGGGGAGGCATCAATGCCGATCTTTCAACCCAGAATTACCGGCGGGATTATATCCCCAAAAGTCACAAGAGCGACTGGATAGAGATCCATCCCATAAAGGCCCAGGACAATCCCCAGTCCTGCACCCGCTGTCATGACCAGAAAAACTGCCAGGATTGCCATTCCCGGTACCGGTCCACAGACCTGCAGTTCCAGTCCCACCGGCGCCAGTTCCGGGACATCAAGGTCAGCGATATCGGCCCGAACCATGCCATCTTCACTACCGCCCAATGTCCCACATGTCACCAGGGGGGGATTCTGCCGAGCCATCAATGGTCATCGGATCATGCCTCGGAGGCGCGGCGCAATCTGCAGTCCTGCGGTACCTGCCACAGTGACGGCGATGTCTGCATGACCTGCCATAGCGCGCGCACCGGTCTCAAGGTCAATCCCCATCCACGGAACTGGAACGGTGTCAAGGGCAACTACAGGGACAAGAGCAGCGGCAGGACCTGCGTCCGCTGCCATGACAGATTTTAAACAAAGATAAATATACTGGAAAGGAGGAATCATCAATGGGCAGAAGCGTATCGTTGCAGTTGTTCCTTGCCGTTTTCCTGGTGTCCGGGTTGCTTGGCGGCTGCGGCTCGTCCAAGAAAGAAGGTGAGCAACAGACTCAGGTGAGTGCCCCAACCAAAGTGGGTTCCGAAAGCTGTACCAACACCTGCCATAGTACCACCAGGGATATTACCGGCAATATCATCGCCCAGACCTGGGCAAATACCACCCATACGACCGTGCAGGGTGTCCAGTGCGAGGATTGTCACGGCGGCGGCAGCATGCACTGGGGGGTCGGGCCGATGCCGTTCCCCATTCCCCAGGCCGAGCAATGCAGCCAGGCCAGCTGTCATGCCTCTTTCCTTTCGGGCTTCAATCAGACCGCCCATGCCAACACCCACGCGGAAGGGGCGCCTTTCGGGCCTGACAAGTTTTTCTTCCAGGGAGACCCCGGCAGCGGCCAGGCAAGTCTGAGAACAAGAAACGGGGCTGATATTCAGGAGGTTACGCCGACCGGTCAGCCTGTGAACAAATCCCAGCACATTGTGGAATGCTCGGTCTGCCATAATCCCAACCAGCGTTTCGTCGCCTACAGTACGAACCTTTTCAGGCCCGCCCAGAGGGTCTTCACCAGCAGTGATTCTCAGGACCAGGACGGGGAAAGCAATTTCTTCCAGAGCCGCTACATCAACCCTGCGGTTTCCTGTGCCGGTTGCCACGATGCCCATCAGCCCCAGCAGATGGTCAAAATCCCCCAGCGTAGCAACCAGGTCGGTTACCCCATCTACCGACGCTACAGCACCCCTGAACTGGGCAGAATCCAGGGAACCGTCTTTCAACCAAATGGGGTAGTGCTTACCGGAGTCCCAGTTGCCGGCGCCGCCACCAACAACAATGAAGTCAGCCCGGAACTACTCTGCGCTGCCTGCCATACGGTCAGCAAATACAAGTTCTCCAACCTTTCCACCCACCAGGATAACGTCTATCCCCAGTGGACCCATTCGGGACACGGTGAAAGAGAAAAGCCGGCCTGGGCCGAGTTTTCGGCAAACCCTGCAGGATACATCAATCCACTTACAGGACTCGCTTATACTGATCTCGGCCATGCCACCAGCTATCCCGTCGATATGGCACTCAGGAGTTATGGCGCCACCGCAAGTGCAACGAGCAATCAGGGTAACAACAATTTTGCCTGCTTCAAATGCCACAACGGCCTCACCTCAATTGCATACCAGAAAAATATCCAGGGAACACCGGCAGCGCCGGTAGTTTTCGGAGATGCCAGTGCTACCTGCATCACCTGCCACGATCCCCACCAAAAAGGCACCTTTGCCGGCGGGGCAAATACCACCAGCAACATCCGGGTTCCGGTGGCAATGACCAATTACTCAACTGTCAACGTCAAGGTCTTCGGCAATGTCTTTCTGGACAACCAGCCGATCCCCCAGAACAATGCCAACGAGACCATCTGCATTTTCTGTCACCAGGGCCGGGAGAGCGGCTTTACTCTCTACCGCGCCAAGCTGGCTCCGGGTAAATCAGCCGCCGGTTCCTTCTTCAATCCCCATTACCTGGGTACCGCCGCAATGCTGTGGGGAGCCAACGGTTACGAATTCAGCGGAAAATCCTACAGTGCCAATGTGGCCCACCAGCAAGCAAACTGTGCCAGCTGCCACATGGATAATGCCACTGAAGACAACACCATCGGCGGACATAGCTGGAATCCGAACGTTGCTTCCTGCAATACCTCCAGTTGCCACGGCGGAGGAGTCGGCCCAGCTGTTGCGGCAAAACCGGGCACCGCCGCACCTGAGGTCAACGCTTACCGGGCTGCCTTCGATACCAGCGATTATGACGGCAGCGGTGCTCTTGAGCCGATAGCAGTTGAAATAAAAGGCCTTCAGGACAAACTTATCGCCCTCCTTGCCGCCAACGGCATTTTCTACACGGATCTCAAGTATCCCTATTTCTTTGCTGATCCTGCCTTTACCACCAACTACACGGCCTGGAACACGGCGACCGGAGGTACAACAGCTTTCAAGGCTGCGTTCAATCTGCAATTCATCATCAAGGGGCTACCATCCGCGGCGACATCTCAAACGGCTGTGCCCAATGCTTCTGCAGCCGTGCATAACTACAAATACATTATCCAGTTGCTCCGCGATTCATACGAGGAATACAATGCGGTGGCAGCAGCCAAAGGGGCAACCCTTTCCGGTGTAAGGCCGGCGGGTACAAGACCTGCAACTGTCTATGGTCCGGGTCAGTAAGGAGTTTTTTTGAGAATGGAACAGCAAAAAGCCCCGAGGTTTCTTTCGGGGCTTTTTGCATTGAATCGAACACAAATCCGATTCGTTTTGCTATAGTAAGACCATGGGATGGGTAATTGCCTTCATAGCCGTGATGCTGGCGGCATCGCCTGCTGCCGCTATCGACCTGGGTGCACCGAAACTGTCGGAAAGCCTGGCGTCTCGCAAATTTTTCGACCCTGACCGCTATCTCCTGTCGGTAGCGGATAAATACCAGGTCCTACGGGGATATACCCTGCAGCCGCAGGTGGGCCTGGGCTATGTGGCCAGAGAAAGGGAGGCTGGAGTCGGGTTTGACGAATCTCTCCATAAGATCCAGGCCCACGCAGGGGGCAGGCTCGATCTGGACAACCGGTTCTACTTTTCAGCCGCAGCCAAGCTTCCTGTCTATACCTATGGCCTCACTGATACCAGGCTCGGCCTCTTTTCTTCCCAAAACCCTTCTTCGGTTCACAGGTACGATTTTGCCCATCTTTCTTCTTCCAATCTGCTCTGGACCGGGGAATTGGGCATTCACCTGGGCCTTGGCGCCGATCTGACTATCTATTACGATCAGAACGCCTTCGACCTCTATGAGGCAGGACGCACTCTTTCCGAAGAACGGATCGGCACGCGCATCATCTTCAGGTTCAAGTAATCCCTTGAAAAACTGCTGCGGGCTGATCTGCTGCGTTGTCGCTCGCTACACTGTGTCGTTTCGTCCCATCGCTCACTCGATCCTTGCATATCTGCCCCATCGATACGTTTTTCGTGCTCGGCCAGCTGTTTCCCCCGCTTGTGCAGCCAACCTTCCCTGATATAATAGAATGAATTTAAATTAATCCTCTGAGGTTACGTCATGATCGAGATCACCGATCCCCGTATCGATAAATATATAATGGGCCTTGCTCCCGAATCCGATTCCCTGCTGCTGGAAATGGAAAAGAAGGCAAAGGCAAGCGGCTTTCCCATCGTCGATCCATTGGTGGGGAGGCTGCTTTATCTGCTCACCCGCCTGAAACAGCCGGCGCTTATCGTGGAGATGGGCTCAGGCTTCGGTTATTCCGCCTACTGGTTTGCCAAGGCCCTGAGTATCCGCGGCA
This region of Geotalea daltonii FRC-32 genomic DNA includes:
- a CDS encoding cytochrome c, with translation MKNWFFVFLLISLPAVYVQQAVAQKESHRDYASMKVVECNDCHKNEGVALNHDADWLRGHRLPAQKGASNCGQCHDQSYCLDCHTGGGINADLSTQNYRRDYIPKSHKSDWIEIHPIKAQDNPQSCTRCHDQKNCQDCHSRYRSTDLQFQSHRRQFRDIKVSDIGPNHAIFTTAQCPTCHQGGILPSHQWSSDHASEARRNLQSCGTCHSDGDVCMTCHSARTGLKVNPHPRNWNGVKGNYRDKSSGRTCVRCHDRF
- a CDS encoding DUF3108 domain-containing protein, translated to MSDTFKKNSAVCAAFGLSLALHVALFFPFTDYGSYNFARPVSSAGAVMVDLAMAQGKSAAKSHVAKTSSAGAKAWKPSVSRAALFHDTHADQEALSGGPAAEQTTTIPADQAASKKETSTEHLSKPLLQELPPPLRTAGEFTTTSHERLNYRISLLGMPIGVAELEAKNDKGEMKISLKVKSTPAISAVYPVDDLIETRHIAGNFIITKIKQQEGNFRSHRGFTIFLRDKSVFWIDLLRNRSSRETIPNSQVLDLMSAFYYLRNRPLQIGSTEELHVYDSDTYASVPVEILRRERISLPGFRHSETLVVKPNLKTDGIFKRTGDVTIWLTDDDYHVPVRMETSIPLGKITAELVSSQVDKLEPATPITSAPPLPKGVTP